A genomic region of Papaver somniferum cultivar HN1 chromosome 7, ASM357369v1, whole genome shotgun sequence contains the following coding sequences:
- the LOC113295124 gene encoding uncharacterized protein LOC113295124, protein MPKTVHDLICNDDTWDFNLISKYVDYNSHNAINYVAINLNMHDRIRWNSTKNGELTTKSVYNFLTDLNIDKNEAKFWKQIWKLNVKPEVNMFCWKLVYGALALRHRMSKYVTTLNSFCLLCDSNAAEDECHLFVNCPFTRKIWDAFHLSDIYKLQGSYDVMMWFNYWMNSKILTEKHDKISYVIWSISKYRNNVNFDNVIPLPQKLVDSIKIYYQNKVYPSDNTSRHASQSLRNPDTDIHTNSSHNFDWFIPLMLLFLRIISQWVMLSPFWIKHEAKNNVVQAETGQLAPRC, encoded by the coding sequence ATGCCTAAAACTGTTCATGATTTGATCTGTAATGATGACACATGGGATTTTAACCTTATATCTAAATATGTTGATTATAATTCACATAATGCTATAAATTATGTTGCTATTAACCTTAATATGCATGATAGGATCAGATGGAATTCTACCAAAAATGGTGAACTCACTACTAAGTCTGTTTACAATTTTCTTACTGATCTGAATATTGATAAAAATGAAGCTAAATTTTGGAAGCAAATTTGGAAGTTAAATGTTAAGCCTGAAGTTAATATGTTCTGCTGGAAACTTGTGTATGGTGCTTTAGCTTTAAGACATAGAATGTCTAAGTATGTTACTACTTTGAATTCCTTCTGTTTGTTATGTGATTCAAATGCTGCTGAAGATGAATGTCATCTTTTTGTTAATTGTCCTTTCACTAGGAAAATCTGGGATGCTTTTCATTTGAGTGACATATATAAGCTGCAAGGTTCCTATGATGTTATGATGTGGTTTAACTACTGGATGAACAGCAAAATTCTTACtgaaaaacatgataaaatatctTATGTTATATGGTCCATTTCGAAATATAGAAACAATGTGAATTTTGACAATGTTATACCCTTGCCTCAAAAGCTTGTTGATTCCATTAAAATTTATTATCAGAATAAAGTTTATCCTAGTGACAACACTTCTAGGCATGCTTCTCAATCCTTAAGAAATCCTGACACTGATATTCATACCAATTCCAGTCACAACTTTGATTGGTTCATTCCTTTGATGCTTCTTTTTCTGAGGATAATTTCACAATGGGTTATGCTATCTCCATTTTGGATAAAACATGAAGCAAAAAACAATGTGGTGCAGGCAGAAACTGGGCAGCTTGCCCCTAGATGCTGA